In the Methylomonas rhizoryzae genome, one interval contains:
- a CDS encoding methanol/ethanol family PQQ-dependent dehydrogenase produces MKPVKNWLLASTIATIIATPAVSNANSDVEKLTENPANWATWGGDYAGTRYSKLSQINTQNVKNLQPAWSFSTGVLRGHEGGPLVVNGVLYVHTPFPNTVYAIDQKTQSVIWEYTPTMDADVTIPVMCCDTVNRGLAYGDGKIFLQQSDTVLTALDAKTGKRVWSVQNGDPKLGMTNTNAPLVVKDKVLTGISGGEFGVRGFLAAYDIKTGQLAWKGYSMGPDKDTLIKPGKSTTWQDGKVTPLGPDSSTSTWKGDQWKIGGGTTWGWYSYDPKLNLVYYGSGNPSTWNPVQRPGDNKWSMSLWARDADTGEVKWVYQMTPHDEWDYDGINETVLVDQEVKGKMHKTIVHFDRNGVGYTLDRETGELLVAETFDKSVNWLTHVDMKTGRPQVVPEFSTEHNGEDVNTVGTCPAALGAKNQQPVSYSPQTGLFYISGNHLCMEYEPFEVSYTAGQPYVGATLNMMPAGADAITGKKDGTTNLGQFTAWDAKTGKIVWSNKEQFSVWSGSVATAGGVVFYGTLEGYLKAVDAKTGKELYKFKTPSGIIGNVNTWEFNGKQYVGVLSGIGGWAGIGIAAGLDNGDSSSNTEGLGAVGAYRSLNSYTKLGGTLTVFALPN; encoded by the coding sequence ATGAAGCCTGTAAAAAACTGGCTGCTTGCTTCGACTATAGCAACAATAATTGCAACACCTGCAGTTTCTAATGCTAACAGCGATGTAGAAAAATTAACCGAAAACCCTGCCAACTGGGCAACGTGGGGCGGTGACTACGCCGGCACTCGCTATAGCAAACTCTCTCAAATCAACACCCAAAACGTTAAAAATCTGCAACCGGCTTGGTCCTTCTCTACCGGCGTTCTGCGCGGTCACGAAGGCGGTCCTTTAGTGGTCAACGGCGTGTTGTACGTTCACACTCCTTTCCCCAACACCGTTTACGCAATCGACCAAAAAACTCAGTCCGTTATCTGGGAATATACCCCGACCATGGACGCCGACGTTACCATTCCGGTCATGTGCTGCGATACCGTTAACCGCGGCTTGGCCTACGGCGACGGTAAAATCTTCCTGCAACAATCGGACACCGTGCTGACTGCTCTGGATGCCAAAACCGGTAAACGCGTATGGAGCGTGCAAAACGGCGACCCGAAACTGGGTATGACCAACACCAACGCACCATTGGTTGTTAAAGATAAAGTTCTGACCGGTATTTCCGGCGGTGAATTCGGTGTGCGCGGTTTCCTCGCTGCCTACGACATCAAAACCGGCCAATTGGCGTGGAAAGGCTACAGCATGGGTCCTGACAAAGACACCCTGATCAAACCGGGCAAATCCACCACTTGGCAAGACGGCAAAGTCACCCCGCTGGGCCCTGACTCTTCCACCAGCACCTGGAAAGGCGACCAATGGAAAATCGGCGGCGGCACCACCTGGGGCTGGTACTCTTACGATCCTAAACTGAACCTGGTCTATTACGGTTCAGGCAACCCATCCACCTGGAACCCTGTACAACGTCCGGGCGACAACAAGTGGTCCATGTCCTTGTGGGCTCGCGACGCCGACACCGGCGAAGTCAAATGGGTTTACCAAATGACGCCGCACGACGAATGGGACTACGACGGTATCAACGAAACCGTTCTGGTAGACCAAGAAGTCAAAGGCAAAATGCACAAAACCATTGTGCACTTCGACCGTAACGGCGTAGGTTATACCCTGGACCGCGAAACCGGCGAATTGTTGGTCGCAGAAACCTTCGACAAATCCGTCAACTGGCTGACCCACGTCGACATGAAAACCGGCCGTCCGCAAGTCGTGCCTGAGTTCTCCACCGAACACAACGGCGAAGACGTCAACACCGTGGGTACTTGCCCTGCCGCGTTGGGTGCGAAAAACCAACAACCGGTTTCCTATTCTCCGCAAACCGGCCTGTTCTACATTTCAGGCAACCATTTGTGCATGGAGTACGAACCGTTCGAAGTTAGCTACACCGCGGGTCAACCCTACGTAGGTGCTACTCTGAACATGATGCCGGCCGGCGCCGACGCCATCACCGGTAAAAAAGACGGCACCACCAACCTGGGCCAATTCACCGCATGGGATGCTAAAACCGGCAAAATCGTTTGGTCCAATAAAGAGCAATTCTCTGTTTGGTCCGGTTCTGTAGCCACCGCCGGCGGCGTCGTGTTCTACGGCACCCTGGAAGGCTACCTGAAAGCAGTCGATGCCAAAACCGGTAAAGAATTGTATAAATTCAAAACCCCATCAGGCATCATCGGTAACGTCAACACCTGGGAATTCAACGGCAAACAATACGTTGGCGTTCTGTCGGGTATCGGCGGTTGGGCAGGTATCGGTATCGCAGCAGGCTTGGATAACGGCGATTCTTCATCCAACACCGAAGGTTTGGGCGCTGTAGGCGCATACAGAAGCTTGAACTCTTACACCAAGTTGGGCGGTACTTTGACCGTATTCGCACTGCCGAACTAA
- the msrA gene encoding peptide-methionine (S)-S-oxide reductase MsrA produces the protein MRSILAKTTLPTAAQALPGRVAPIPTAERHFVTGNPLKEPFPDGLAVAQFGLGCFWGAERRFWQQEGVFSTAVGYAGGYTPNPTYQELCSGLTGHNEVVKVVFAPDKISYDRLLQVFWEAHDPTQGMRQGNDIGTQYRSSIDVSDENQFQLASHSLAAYQSKLTEAGFGKITTEIRRTVPFYYAEEEHQQYLAKNPLGYCGLGGLGVCYD, from the coding sequence ATGCGCTCAATTCTCGCCAAGACCACGCTGCCGACGGCTGCACAAGCACTGCCGGGCAGAGTTGCTCCGATACCCACCGCCGAACGCCACTTCGTCACCGGGAATCCCCTCAAAGAACCGTTCCCTGACGGTCTGGCCGTAGCCCAATTCGGCCTGGGCTGTTTTTGGGGCGCGGAACGCCGCTTCTGGCAACAAGAGGGCGTTTTCTCAACGGCCGTGGGCTATGCAGGAGGATACACTCCCAATCCCACTTATCAGGAATTGTGCAGCGGCCTTACCGGACACAACGAGGTCGTCAAAGTCGTGTTCGCTCCCGACAAAATCAGCTACGACCGATTGCTGCAGGTGTTTTGGGAAGCACACGACCCTACCCAAGGCATGCGCCAAGGCAACGACATCGGCACCCAATATCGCTCCAGCATAGACGTGTCTGACGAAAACCAATTCCAACTAGCCTCGCACAGCCTCGCCGCGTACCAGAGTAAGCTCACCGAAGCCGGGTTCGGCAAAATCACCACCGAAATCCGCCGCACAGTACCGTTTTACTACGCGGAAGAAGAGCACCAGCAATACCTGGCAAAAAATCCGTTGGGATACTGCGGCTTGGGCGGTTTGGGGGTATGTTACGACTAA
- the malQ gene encoding 4-alpha-glucanotransferase: protein MSALLQQRRAGVLLHISSLPGPNENGELGQEAFNFVNFLHDVGASVWQTLPLGMPHGDGSPYQCLSAHAGNPALINLDWLDRKGWMPPAEKSADCHSGQLYWKSCVIGKAFQQFGKAAGKTDKLDFEQFCRDKAYWLDDFALFIALRNVFGHKCWFEWPDALKNRHPQALKESRKLLSAVIEGIKFEQYLFFKQWHELKDYARDKGILLFGDIPIFVSYDSADVWANREVFKLNKSGEMETVAGVPPDYFSELGQRWGNPHYNWDYLRQTGYRWWLQRIESQNELFDILRIDHFRGLEAAWEIPAGEETAINGHWVKAPGDELLTAIAREFPALALVAEDLGIITEEVEALRDQFGLPGMKILQFAFDGNPHNPYLPMNFSHNCVAYTGTHDNDTTLGWFENLNDGDKQRIYDYLGWSSLPMPWALMHAVLASVANLAVIPLQDILLLGSSDRMNTPGTTEGNWHWRFNWQQLTEEKAGRFAHFLSMFGRRA from the coding sequence ATGAGTGCTCTCTTACAACAACGCCGTGCCGGAGTTTTATTGCATATCAGCTCGTTACCCGGGCCGAATGAAAACGGTGAATTAGGGCAAGAGGCATTTAACTTTGTCAATTTCCTGCACGACGTCGGCGCCAGCGTTTGGCAAACATTGCCGTTAGGCATGCCGCACGGCGACGGCTCGCCCTATCAATGTTTGTCGGCCCATGCCGGCAACCCGGCCTTGATCAATCTGGACTGGCTGGATCGCAAAGGCTGGATGCCGCCGGCGGAAAAATCCGCCGACTGCCACAGCGGGCAACTCTATTGGAAAAGCTGCGTAATCGGCAAAGCTTTTCAGCAATTCGGCAAAGCGGCCGGCAAAACCGACAAGTTAGACTTCGAGCAATTTTGCCGGGATAAGGCGTATTGGCTGGACGATTTTGCGTTGTTCATCGCCTTACGCAACGTATTCGGTCACAAATGCTGGTTCGAATGGCCGGATGCCCTGAAAAACCGGCATCCGCAAGCCTTGAAGGAGTCACGCAAATTGTTGAGCGCGGTAATCGAGGGCATCAAGTTCGAACAATATCTGTTTTTCAAGCAGTGGCACGAATTGAAAGACTATGCCCGGGACAAAGGCATTTTACTGTTCGGCGACATTCCCATTTTCGTGTCTTACGACAGCGCCGACGTTTGGGCGAACCGAGAGGTTTTCAAGTTAAACAAATCCGGGGAAATGGAAACGGTAGCCGGGGTACCGCCGGATTATTTTTCCGAGCTAGGACAGCGCTGGGGCAACCCGCACTACAACTGGGATTATTTGCGCCAAACCGGCTACCGCTGGTGGTTGCAACGCATCGAAAGCCAAAACGAATTATTCGACATCTTGCGCATAGACCATTTCCGCGGCTTGGAGGCGGCCTGGGAAATACCGGCCGGCGAAGAAACCGCCATTAACGGACATTGGGTTAAAGCGCCCGGCGACGAGTTGCTGACAGCCATCGCCCGGGAGTTTCCAGCCTTGGCCTTGGTGGCGGAAGACTTAGGCATCATTACCGAAGAGGTGGAAGCGCTAAGAGATCAGTTCGGGTTACCGGGGATGAAAATTTTGCAGTTCGCATTCGACGGCAACCCGCACAATCCCTATTTACCCATGAATTTTAGCCATAACTGCGTGGCCTACACCGGCACCCACGACAACGACACCACACTTGGCTGGTTCGAAAACCTAAACGACGGGGACAAGCAGCGTATTTACGACTATTTGGGCTGGTCCAGCCTGCCCATGCCGTGGGCCTTGATGCATGCGGTACTGGCATCCGTGGCTAATTTGGCGGTCATCCCCTTGCAGGACATATTGCTGCTGGGCTCCTCAGACAGAATGAACACCCCCGGCACTACCGAAGGCAACTGGCATTGGCGATTCAACTGGCAGCAATTAACGGAAGAAAAAGCCGGCCGATTCGCGCATTTTTTATCCATGTTCGGCCGCAGAGCCTAA
- a CDS encoding quinoprotein dehydrogenase-associated putative ABC transporter substrate-binding protein, with product MTQYSRAAIACLLCTTALIPKVQAGEKFRVCADPLHPPYSTKELTGYENKIAALFARQLGQEIEYTWLPERIGFIRNTLKAETDDGGYKCDVVMGVPAGYDLTETTKPYFHSTYVLLIAKGRGWDDISAPSQLANLPLQRQESLKIAMFDRGPGTEWLQQNGLLDQGVPYQSMTGDSEHNVAMQIEQDLRKGIIDMVILWGPMAGYVQAQSPKDSYIALPMTSAPGIKFEFSIAMGVRQGDNDRKQQLNTLIEQNLTEIQKIVASYGIPILPIPEQPSRQDDD from the coding sequence ATGACTCAATACTCAAGAGCTGCAATAGCTTGTTTACTTTGCACAACGGCGTTAATTCCGAAGGTGCAAGCCGGTGAAAAATTTCGGGTCTGCGCCGATCCGTTGCACCCGCCTTATTCGACCAAAGAACTCACCGGCTACGAAAACAAAATAGCCGCGTTGTTTGCCAGGCAACTGGGCCAGGAAATCGAATATACCTGGCTGCCGGAAAGAATCGGCTTCATTCGAAATACGCTGAAAGCGGAAACCGACGACGGCGGTTATAAATGCGACGTGGTCATGGGGGTTCCCGCCGGTTACGATTTAACCGAAACGACCAAACCGTATTTCCATTCCACCTATGTATTGCTAATCGCTAAAGGCCGTGGCTGGGACGACATTTCCGCTCCCTCGCAATTGGCCAATTTACCCTTGCAACGCCAGGAATCTTTAAAAATCGCCATGTTCGATCGCGGCCCCGGTACAGAGTGGTTGCAACAAAACGGCTTACTCGATCAAGGCGTGCCCTATCAAAGCATGACAGGCGATAGTGAACACAACGTCGCCATGCAAATCGAGCAAGATTTGCGCAAGGGAATTATCGACATGGTCATTCTCTGGGGCCCTATGGCCGGCTATGTACAGGCGCAAAGCCCTAAAGACAGCTATATTGCGTTACCGATGACATCCGCACCCGGCATCAAATTCGAGTTTTCTATCGCCATGGGGGTAAGACAGGGGGACAACGATAGAAAACAACAGCTCAATACCTTGATCGAGCAGAATTTAACGGAAATTCAAAAAATCGTAGCGTCATACGGTATTCCAATTCTTCCGATCCCCGAACAACCGTCTCGTCAAGACGACGATTGA
- the hslO gene encoding Hsp33 family molecular chaperone HslO gives MKQQDCLLRFLFENLGVRGEWVRLQQSWQQAKQHQCLAGPLVESQLGQALAAVTLLSATIKYKGTMILQVQGSGEVRAIVAQATHDRTVRGLVRSAETVQGTSLAGMMGENARLVLTIESEQGEPYQGIVGVQEESLAAVLRSYFTQSEQLRTRLWLFADQHSAVGLLLQELPDEKSTDEDWQRIEILADTVTAEEMFNLDCEPLLHRLFHQEQVRIYAPEPVMFRCGCSRVKIGSTLYALGRPELEAILHDHGNIEVDCQFCGSQYRFDNIDIENLLANSGNDNESPTRH, from the coding sequence ATGAAACAACAAGACTGCTTACTGCGTTTTTTATTCGAAAATCTGGGCGTGCGCGGCGAATGGGTGCGCTTGCAGCAAAGTTGGCAGCAAGCCAAACAGCATCAGTGTCTGGCCGGCCCGCTGGTCGAGTCGCAACTCGGCCAGGCGCTGGCCGCCGTAACCCTGCTGTCCGCGACCATCAAATACAAGGGCACGATGATTTTGCAAGTGCAAGGCTCAGGCGAGGTAAGAGCGATCGTAGCGCAAGCGACTCACGACAGAACCGTGCGCGGTTTGGTCCGTAGCGCCGAGACGGTGCAGGGTACAAGCTTGGCCGGAATGATGGGGGAGAATGCGCGCCTGGTGTTGACGATAGAGTCGGAGCAGGGCGAGCCTTATCAGGGAATAGTCGGGGTGCAGGAGGAATCGTTAGCGGCGGTGTTGCGCAGCTATTTCACCCAGTCGGAGCAGTTGCGCACGCGATTGTGGCTGTTCGCGGACCAACACTCTGCGGTGGGTTTGTTACTGCAGGAGTTGCCGGACGAAAAGTCGACTGACGAAGATTGGCAACGTATCGAGATTCTGGCGGACACCGTGACTGCCGAGGAAATGTTCAACCTGGATTGCGAGCCGTTGTTGCATCGCTTGTTTCACCAAGAGCAAGTGCGGATTTATGCGCCGGAACCGGTTATGTTTCGCTGCGGATGTTCCCGCGTGAAAATCGGCAGCACCTTGTACGCGCTAGGGCGGCCGGAATTGGAGGCTATTTTGCACGATCACGGCAACATCGAAGTCGATTGCCAATTTTGCGGTTCCCAGTATCGCTTCGATAACATCGACATCGAAAATTTGTTGGCTAATTCGGGGAACGATAATGAATCGCCTACCCGGCACTGA